CCGAACTCTTGACCGGCAGGAGCCGCAGCTGCTGGAGTTGCCATAATTTTCGACTTTCCTCTGTGTATTGCTTTGAAACTATAAGATTATTGGAGAACCCATTTGATCGACTGACGGAAAGTGCCGGTCGTCGGATTCCCAGATGAATCCTGGGCTGGCGTGAACTTCGCCCGCGACTTCAAGATGCGGCACGTGGTGGAATCCAGGGTCCGCGAACCGCTCGATCCGGAAACCGAACAATCGGACACCCGACCGTTCGTGCCGATCGTCAGCACGACTGAAACCGTGCCCTGCTCGTCATTTTCGATGGCGTTGGGCGGGTAATCGTCGTTGCGGATAAGACCCTGGAGGCTACCAACAACAGACTTCGGCTGCGTGATCCGCGGAGCCGGCGGCGGAGCCGGGGGCGCAGGCGGAGTGA
The window above is part of the Sphingomonas sp. HDW15A genome. Proteins encoded here:
- a CDS encoding energy transducer TonB — its product is MSSNRTAAIVIVGLIHLVLGYAIITGLAYNVAKKAVEDLKTFDVEDEPPPPEEPPPPPEDTPLPPPPMVSAPPPLVQTQIQTPQIQTTPVIQPPMPPTPVVTPPAPPAPPPAPRITQPKSVVGSLQGLIRNDDYPPNAIENDEQGTVSVVLTIGTNGRVSDCSVSGSSGSRTLDSTTCRILKSRAKFTPAQDSSGNPTTGTFRQSIKWVLQ